Proteins from one Pontibacter korlensis genomic window:
- a CDS encoding amidohydrolase: protein MQQYEIKDLPDLVKFRHTLHQYPDLSGAEGDTAQRVVEQIQKYEPDAILTQVGGTGVVAVFEGKDSSQGPVILFRAELDALPIVETNPHLQHQSARAGVAHLCGHDGHMTILIGLASLLHQQKPARGKVLLLFQPAEETGAGAYAMLQDERLLELKPDYVYALHNLPGRPKNQIVVRDNVFASASTGMIVELFGKPSHAAEPENGVNPGQAMAEMILAFNQIVQQKELFQDLTLLTVIHARLGEIAFGTNPGYGTVMATLRSYHTADLQILKTITKQHVQQIAERHGLKFNISFVEEFPATVNHVQEVQWVRKAAEKLKLEVANAVDPFRWSEDFGHFTARYKGALFGIGAGTEQPQLHHSNYDFPDEIIPTGAKLFYSIVQEILNA from the coding sequence AGGATTTACCGGATCTGGTTAAATTTCGCCACACCCTGCACCAGTATCCAGATTTATCAGGTGCTGAAGGGGACACAGCGCAGCGGGTTGTAGAACAGATTCAAAAGTATGAGCCTGATGCCATACTTACCCAAGTAGGTGGCACTGGTGTGGTAGCTGTTTTCGAAGGTAAAGATTCCTCCCAAGGCCCTGTGATACTTTTCCGCGCAGAACTGGATGCTTTACCAATAGTAGAAACCAATCCGCACCTGCAACATCAATCAGCAAGAGCAGGAGTTGCACATCTCTGTGGGCACGATGGACATATGACCATTTTGATAGGGCTCGCCAGCTTACTGCACCAGCAAAAACCTGCTAGAGGCAAGGTACTGCTATTGTTTCAACCTGCTGAGGAAACAGGTGCAGGCGCTTATGCCATGCTACAAGACGAAAGGCTGCTGGAGCTAAAACCAGACTACGTTTACGCCTTACACAACCTACCCGGTAGGCCAAAGAACCAGATTGTGGTACGGGACAATGTTTTTGCTTCGGCCTCTACCGGTATGATTGTCGAGCTCTTCGGTAAACCCTCACATGCCGCTGAGCCGGAAAATGGAGTAAACCCTGGTCAGGCAATGGCTGAAATGATATTGGCTTTCAACCAGATTGTGCAGCAAAAAGAGCTATTTCAGGACCTGACGCTGCTTACCGTCATACACGCACGGCTTGGGGAAATAGCCTTTGGAACTAATCCAGGCTACGGAACCGTAATGGCTACGCTCCGCTCCTATCATACCGCTGACCTTCAAATTCTAAAGACTATAACTAAACAACATGTGCAGCAGATTGCTGAACGGCATGGGCTAAAGTTTAACATCAGCTTTGTAGAGGAATTTCCGGCTACAGTAAACCATGTACAGGAAGTGCAGTGGGTGCGGAAGGCTGCTGAAAAACTCAAACTCGAGGTAGCAAACGCCGTGGATCCTTTCAGGTGGTCAGAAGACTTTGGCCATTTTACAGCCAGGTACAAAGGCGCTTTGTTTGGAATTGGAGCCGGCACAGAACAGCCACAGCTACACCACTCCAACTACGACTTTCCAGATGAAATCATACCCACTGGCGCCAAGCTTTTCTACAGCATTGTTCAGGAAATACTAAACGCATAA
- the alr gene encoding alanine racemase, with the protein MFHSSYIEISKSALQNNINFLRKEIGPYVKLSSVIKGNAYGHGIEPFAAIAQECGVDHFSVFSADEALRLLPTLKKPATIMIMGYLDNPELEWAIQNDMEFFVFELDRLIEAGKAAKKLQKRACVHLELETGMNRTGFGENEINNVLSVLEEHKEYLELKGVCTHFAGAESFQNHDRVQEQLNRYKQQLQRLQASGYTPEQCHTACSAAMVSYPETRMDMVRIGIMQYGLWPSPETYIQYIGQREEKLDPLQRLINWKSHVMTLKYVSQGEYIGYGTSYQASRDMTVAIVPVGYAWGYSRTLSNHGQVLINGVRAAVVGIVNMNVMMVQVTEIHDVRKGDEVVLLGKQGSESITVASFGELSTQLNYELLTRLPINIPRYVVD; encoded by the coding sequence ATGTTCCATAGCTCTTACATTGAGATCAGTAAATCGGCACTTCAAAATAACATCAATTTTCTCCGGAAGGAAATCGGTCCTTACGTAAAGCTATCTTCTGTAATCAAGGGTAATGCATACGGTCATGGTATAGAGCCTTTTGCTGCTATTGCACAAGAATGTGGGGTTGACCACTTCTCGGTGTTCAGCGCTGATGAGGCACTGCGCCTGCTACCAACACTAAAGAAGCCTGCCACTATCATGATCATGGGGTATCTGGATAACCCGGAACTGGAGTGGGCAATCCAAAACGATATGGAGTTTTTTGTATTTGAGTTAGATAGACTAATAGAAGCAGGAAAAGCCGCTAAAAAACTACAGAAAAGAGCATGTGTACACCTGGAACTGGAAACAGGTATGAACCGGACAGGCTTTGGCGAGAACGAAATAAACAATGTTCTTTCAGTTCTGGAGGAACACAAAGAGTACCTGGAGCTGAAAGGAGTTTGCACCCACTTCGCCGGTGCGGAAAGTTTTCAGAACCACGATCGTGTACAGGAGCAGCTAAACCGCTATAAGCAACAGCTGCAGCGCCTGCAGGCAAGTGGATATACGCCTGAACAATGCCATACTGCTTGTTCTGCAGCCATGGTCTCCTACCCTGAGACCCGAATGGACATGGTGCGCATAGGCATTATGCAGTATGGTCTATGGCCTAGCCCAGAAACCTATATACAGTACATTGGGCAGCGTGAAGAAAAACTGGACCCATTGCAGCGACTCATTAACTGGAAGAGCCACGTCATGACGCTTAAGTATGTGTCTCAGGGGGAGTATATTGGCTATGGCACTTCTTACCAGGCCTCCCGCGACATGACAGTGGCCATTGTACCTGTTGGTTATGCTTGGGGCTACAGCCGCACTCTCAGCAACCACGGTCAGGTGCTGATTAATGGAGTACGCGCTGCAGTAGTGGGCATCGTGAACATGAATGTTATGATGGTTCAGGTTACCGAAATTCATGATGTAAGGAAGGGAGATGAGGTAGTTTTACTTGGCAAACAGGGCAGTGAAAGTATAACTGTAGCTTCTTTCGGAGAGTTAAGTACACAGCTTAATTATGAACTTCTCACACGCCTACCCATAAACATCCCCCGGTATGTAGTAGATTAA